The nucleotide sequence TCCAGTGTGCACTCTGCCTGTGTATTCCTTGGGGTGCATACACAGGTAGTGCCAGCCTAGTGTTTTCCTAGCAAGATGgaagtgttttcatttgcagTAGCATTCTTAGATCCCTTCAGATAAGTCTTAGTCCCTCCAAGCTGCTATAACAGAAGCTATGTTATAGCTGTGTGTAGCCCCACAAGGAGTGTTCTCCCTTCCTATCCATTAGAATGGTCTTAGCAGGGCTTTAATTTGTATAGCACTTGATAGtattcattttggtttttcatCTTTGCTGCAAACCTGGAGTATAGGTGGTACTTTTGTCAACCTTATTAAAAGGGCAAAAGAGTAGGCTTAGGAAATTAAGCAGCCTGCCTAAAATCACATTGTTAGTTGCAGAGTCAGAACTTGAACTCAGAACTTGAATTTGCTGCCCTAAAGGATTATCGGATAGCAAAGGGGCGTCGGCTTTCTTGACTACTAAATGGAAAATCTTGAGATTTAGGCCATTTCTTTCAACCTCAGTAGTctctgcttattcttttttttttttaattttttattgttacaccatacataacatcattagtttttgatgtagtggtccatgattcattgtttgcgtataacacccagtgctccatgcaggatgtgccctctttaatacccatcaccaggctaacccatccccccacccccctcccctctagaaccctcagtttgtttctcagagtccatcgtctctcatggttcgtctccccctccgattcccccccttcattcttcccctccagctatcttctttttttttttagtttctgcttATTCTTAACAAGACTCATTCTGAGATTTTCAGACTTCTGCAACTTTTGAAGATGATTTTGCTTGAGTCACTGAAAGATGTGAGTTCGGTTATGGTTAGCATCCTGACTTCTCACTTTGGTATATGAGATTGTGTAATAAATTGAAAGGATTTCTATGCTTTAGCCTCAGAAGATTTAGTTCTTTCTTATGACTCAGTTTTGTGCAGTAGTATATGAGGTTGTATAAACGTAATTGCCTATTGTTAtgtatagaataaaaaaaaaatctttaggacaTTGGACATGACTTATACTTGCGAAGCAGACCCTGAATCTCCTCAACTTATTTTTATGCAAGTTTTGCTGAGGCCTTACATATCTTGTTATAATGGcctttgataattttctttaactccttttaatttgggaagaatttgaCTCTTAAATTATCTTCTCCATGGCTCTGGGCAAGGATTGGAAATGCTCCCCAAAGAAGGGGGAGAAGAGAAACCAGCAGGGAGAAAATCTAGCCCTGCGTACATTTTGCAGTTTTGCCAAGTTACATTGATTGCTCTAAACTTAGTTCTAGATTTGGTgacttttttcctcaaaaattttgttttccttagtgTCCTACTATTCTGTCATCCCATCCATTTATTCCTCTTAGCCTCAGTCCTGGGATTATTCTTAGGAAGCGGACAAGGATTCACAGATTCACATCCAGGCACCTGCCCCAGAGCTGGGCAGTGGTATGAGCATGTTCACAGCTTCTTGGTGCCCGTAACTGCTCTACGTCCAGGGCAGACACTCTTCTTACGTTCCTGTTGATGTCAGCCCTCTGACCCCGGTGGATTAATTGATCTGTCCGGGATCAAAAAAGCCAGAAAGTGGCAGGGTAGGGACCAGAAACTTTCTCACCAATTTTTTCTCTCATACGTTGCAGCTTTTAGATACAGTTATATAGaaagttataaataaattatacttagaaaactatgtcagaagttttcttttatttaatagtattggggtttttctgttttgtttctcctgcAGAAGAAAGAGCCAGTGGGAGATGAGTCCGTTCCAGAGGATGTGTTAAATCTCGATGACCTCACTGCAGACACTTTAGCTGTAAGTTTTtgtccttcccttttctttcttttttttttttttaagattttatttatttatttgacagagagagcgagagagagaacacaggcagggaaagcaggagagggagaagcaggctctctgttgagcagggagcctgccttggggcttgatcccagggaccagggatcatgatctgagccgaaggcagatgcttaacaattgagccacccaggtgccctgtcctTCCCTTTTCTAGGCTggatttctgttctttcatcaTAACTTTGTTCCTAGGCAAGCAAGTGCTGACACAGCTCCACGCAGCATTGTGGCATCCTTGAATGTATGCAGCTGGGAAATGTCCCCCTCCGCTCTTGTTGGACTCGATacttgagttttttgttttttgttttttttaaagatttatttatttgacagagagagacacagcgagagagggaacagaagcaaggggagtgggagagggagaagcaggcttcccgctgagcagggagcccgatgcggggctcgatcccaggaccctgggatcatgacctgagccgaaggcagatgcttaacgactgagccacccaggtgccccttgatacTTCAGTTTTTATTAGATCGCAGAGACAGGGACGGATGGGGTGGAAAAGTCAAGAgtaggaagcagagaaaaaaggAGACGAACTACCTTTGGTTTATAGAACTCAGTTTTCACAAAGTCAAGGATCTTTTCAATTTACTgtaattcagtaaatattcacaACAGTGAACCTAGAGAAgtaattttcaagttttttagTCACCGAACCCTTTCTTAAAACCTGCAACACAAAAGCATAGCAAGAGCATAAATACACAAAAGCAAAGTTGCTGTGCTTGAAGGGCTAGGCTGGGGGAGCTATTCCTGTGCAGCCCCACTTGCTAAGGGCTCTCCTGTCCCCATTAAATCAGTAGTTTGAAACACTtgcaaaaagaatacaaaataagcTTAAGACAGGTCCTCTTGCTCCTAATAAATTTATAATCTTCCTAGAGAACAGTTAAATGTAGTACATAAGAGCGCTAAATTGACTTAATCAGGAATATCAGAAAATACAAGTTAATGGAAAGAGCTCTTAAAAGAGCTAcagtagggggcacctgggtggcttagtccttaagcctctgcctttggctcaggtcacgatcccagagtcctgggatcaagcccctcatcgggggctccatgctcagcggggagcctgcttctccctctcccactccccctgctgtgttccctcttgctgtgtctctctgtcaaataaataaatagaatcttaaaaaaaaaattcttaaactctgttaaaaaaaaggggcaccagggtggctcaatcagttaagcatctgccttcggctcaggtcatgatcccagggtcctgggatcgagtcccgcactgggctccctgcttggggtaAGACCCCCCCttcccagcgggaagcctgcttctccctctccctctgcctgcctctctgccttcttgtgctctctatctctctgtcaaataaataaaataaaatcttaaaaaaaaattctattaaaaaaaaaagagctacagTATTAAAACCGCTGAGATACACATGACTGAGAAGAATGGCCAGAATTGACCCATCTCTTCCTTAGGTAGCCCAGAAGAAAATGCCAGCGAATTTGTAAGGGCAAAACAGTGTGTGCGTGCGTTTGAAATAAATCTCAGTTCTTCGAAAGCCTTCATTGTTGATTTTTAACTATGCTATCACAAGGGTTGTCATTAGAGCACAGCAAGGTTAGGGCAACAGAATCTTATTCCTACTCTATACCTTGACCTGCTGTGGCTTGGGTACTGGCCTGGCCTGTTCATCTACAGAACCTGAAGGTCTCACAAATCAAAAAAGTCCGACTCCTCATCGATGAGGCCATCCTAAAATGTGATGCCGAGAGGATAAAGCTGGAAGCAGAGCGGTTTGAGAACCTCCGAGAGATCGGGAACCTTCTGCATCCATCTGTGCCCATCAGCAATGATGAGGTAGGTGTGGGCGCCACAGTGGGCGGCGGCCCGGTGCTCCCctctgctggggggggggggcggggtgggaggaggaCTGGGAAATGCTGCCACTCTCTGTATAATAGGCCTTGTGTCAGGAGCAGGCTCTTTGTGTATTCGCTCTGCCCACCAATTGAGAATTGAAAGAGTCAGATCCTTGCCTGATTGGGAAGTAGCAGAGACAGCAGGTAGGAGGGGACCCGGGCACAGAAATCTCTTCTGAGTCGGCCGCTGTCCTCCACTGCGTGTTGCCCGTGGTAGCAGTGAGTCCTGTGGGAGGGATCTGCTAAATcaccctcacccctcacccacaCCCTGCTGAGAAGCTGCAGGTTGAAGGGAAATCTGCATGATAAAAGTTTCCTGCTGAGTGGGAGCTTCCCCAACACAAAGCTGCTCTGAGCCCAGCCTTTGTTCCCTGACACCCCAGCCGTGGCTGGGCCCATCTgtgcctctttcattcattccctgGTGAACGAGCCTTAAACTCACTGCAGGCTGGGGTGGGAGACTCGGGAGGTCAGGGCCCTGAGCCCACCCTCATACGGCCCCAGGACCAATGagagcctggaaaaaaaaaaatctacattctCCTCTGCACCCCAGGCGATgctgatgggggggtgggggggtagttGTCCTGTAGCAGGATTTTCAAGGAGTCttttaaaagggtaaaaaaaagtGAGACTACGACAGATCTCTTAGGAATTCATGATTTCGGTTCCATGGCTAGAatcacttctaggaatttgtaaattattatttctctatTGAACACACATCCTCTAGCAAATTCTCTTCCTTAGTCTCTGTACACAATGACTAAAACCTAGTGTTTCAGTTACGCAGTAGTTTTGCAAAGCTCTAGGTTGTTTTTGGAATGGGGTTTACAAAGCTGGAGGTTGTGAAATTCAGTGATCATGCATCTTTCTCTTCTGGTCTTGTTTCCTTAGGATGCCGACAACAAAGTAGAGAGGATCTGGGGCGATTGTACAGTCAGGAAGAAGTATTCTCACGTGGACCTGGTGGTGATGGTAGATGGCTTTGAGGGCGAAAAGGGGGCCGTGGTGGCTGGAAGTCGAGGCTACTTCCTGAAGGTAAGAGCCAGGAACCCGTAGCGATGGGATTCTAAAGAAGGAGCTAAAAAAAACTATGTGCAGAAAACATAACCTACTTAAAGAGGCCACAGGTCCACCACTTGTTCATGCCTTTATCCTGCAAACTTACTGCTAGTTGGATGCAGTTCTCTTTTTGAGACAGAGTGCTTCTCCGGATTCCCTAGAACAAGAGCCACTAAGTGATCCTCCATAATGACTATATGTTGTACTGACTGGATCAGAACAGTCTGCCTTTTAAGGGGCTGAGTGGAATTGGACAGACAGGTAACAAAGAGTGAGAACCCACTGTGATGAGTGCTGTGGGGTGAGTGGGCCCAGAGAGCTATGAGAACAGGTAGGCAGAGGTGGCAGACCCAGAGGAGTTGGGACAGAGGGCAGATGAATTTAGAGAAGACTTTGGAAGGGCACGGGAAAATCATTTCGGAGATACagtacatgtatacatatacatatacgtatACATTTACATAGCATGCTCTGCATACACGCACGAATCTGGTGTTTTATTTAGTGCAAGAAAGCTCTCCTGTGCACCCTGGGCAAATCATCCTTTCTGCCTCGCTTTGCTTCTCCTGACAGTGTGCCTAGATGATGTGCCGGGCATTGTTATTAAAGAATCTCTTGAGTCAGGCATTGGGGTTCACAGTCTTTGCTGGCCTCCCATGTGCCCCCAGTTGCCTCTGAGTGTAAATACTAGCAGATGAACATGATAGTGGCAGAACCCAATCACACAGTGCTGTGTCTCTGCTCCTTTAGGGTGTCCTGGTATTCCTGGAACAGGCACTCATCCAGTATGCCCTTCGCACCTTGGGGAGTCGGGGCTACACCCCCATTTATACCCCCTTTTTCATGAGGAAGGAGGTCATGCAGGAAGTGGCGCAGCTCAGCCAGTTTGATGAAGAACTTTATAAGGTGAGTATCCTGGGGAAACATGGCAGAATGACTTAAGTTATAAAGTTTAACCTCAAAGAAACAGAGCTGTGCTGTCCAGGAGAACTTCCTGCAGTGTGGAGATACTCTGTATCATGGCtcttgagcacttaaaatgtagctagtgcaactgaggcagtaaaattttaatttttattaattctaacttaagtagtcacatgtggctagtggctaccataccgGGCAGTGCAGACATAGAGCCTCTTTTATCTTTCCCCAGATAATCTGTATGACTTATTCAAATTGAGCATACTTTAACACCATGAACtttggaaaacacattttttgagtgcttggacaaaaaaaaattatagaagcgGCTGATCTTCCCATGTCCTCCTACTCCTAACCCCAGACTGGGAGCTAGAGAGCAAAACGTATTCTCCTTGGGATGGATGTGGCTTCCAGTTTGTGGCTCTTTCTCAACCATGGAGCATCTCAAGGGAGAACCAGAGAATTCACGTTGAGAGTCAGAAGCTCATTCTGATGAGCTGGCTCCAACGTCAGCTGGGGCACCCCCAGTCTGTGCCTAGCGCTCAGAATTTCTAGAGTGCCTCTGCTAACAGCATGGTCCACTGGTCCACTTTTTACTTGTCCTTCCCCTTAAGACTGTTCTGTCAGAAGGGGACGACTTGGCTCTTATTGGGGAGGAGTTAGGCAATGCTCTTGGGCTCACCTGACTTATCTTAAAGAGGAGTTTAATAGAACTTCTTCCCATTGATGAGTTCTAGTTATGTTTTCATTCCTATTGATGAGTTCTAGTTAGTTTTCATTCAAAATGCAGTGGGAAGCAAAATGCTCTCTAAACCCTAAGGATTAGTCTGACCTTGgtgttctccttctcttcttccctaagattttatttatttatttatttagagcaagcaagagcgagtggggggagggaaagagagagagagaatctcaagcagactctgcgttgagtgcggagcctgacgcggggctggatcccatgaccctgaggtcatgaccagaaccaaaatcaagagtcggatgcttaactgactgagccacccaggcattccttccctttcttttcttttttttccccctttctttcttttaatgtggAGAGGAATGTGTTCATGTATCAGCCGaaacctgttttctcttttctttttttcctcatctcaACCCCAGTATTGGATAATCACAGAGCTTTAGAAGGATGCCCTGCATGTAACGTCAGAGAGAACCTTATATGGAGGATTATGAGAGAGACACTAGATAGCAGGTGCCCCCTGTGTTTCCCACATTCTCCATCTCTTCTCCAGATGCTTCTTGGATCCATATGCAGAGAGACTCACATAGTGAGAGTCCCCATAGTGAGAGTTTAGGCTGGCACTTCTTGCCTGATAACCTCAGTTTATGAATTCTCTGGAGCagcactgtccagtagaactCTCTGCAGCGATGGGAATGTTCTGTCTCTACTATCCAGTTTGACAgtaccagccacatgtggctgttgagcacttgaaatgtggctagtgcaagctgaagaactaaattttaatttaatttaaatagccacatgtggttagtggctgAGTTCCCGCTGTCAAGTAGCAACATAGTCTTCCAGGTCCCCAAACGCTGACCCAGAGGAAGTTTCCacccttctcttttttatttttatttttttattttttattttttttaaagattttatttatttatttgacagagagagacacagcgagagagggaacacaagcagggggagtgggagagggagaggcaggcttcccgccaagcagggagcccgactcggggctcaatcccaggaccctgggaccatgacctgagctgaaggcagacgcttaacgatggagccacccaggcgcccccaccctcctctttttaaaatgaaactaataCCACAtgacagaaaatttggaaatgatgGGGGGAAATCATCTTCTTTCTCATTACCTCatacaaatgacatttttaatatccttttggGGGCTTTTTTCATCAGTATATCATTTTCTCATACTTCTAATCACAATGTATATAGATTGCCTCAGCATTTTATCAGAAGCATTTTTCAGTGTTACTTCATGGTCTTCATCaccaacatttttaaatggttatgtAATAATACATGGTCTGGATGTGGGATAGTCGACTCTTCCCTTGTGGAAATATTTAAGAGGCTTCCTTTTTTGCCATCAATAAGTAATGTTACAATGAACTTTGTCCTgtttatacctttttttcttctgcattacTTTCTTCAGCTGAACACCAAAGTGATTCTTTAAGGAGTATCATCCTACACTAACTCATAAGCACCAAGAGAGCAGAGACTGTGTCTCCTTTTGCCCAGCATTGGCAAACTTGGCACCTTAGAAACGCCTAACAGACATTTGTTGGGTGGATTAATGTATATTGCTACCAGCTCAGGTTTTACTGCACTGCTGTCATTGGCCCCTATTCACTATTTATAAATGTCTTATTTATtagataagtaaaaaaaatattatcagaatattttatctccttttagtttgcatttctttgatctCTAGGAGGGATCCCATTCTGGAGGGGCCCATTCCCTCCTTTGTCTTTTTAGCCTTGCCTCTGGTTTCTTGCTCTCACTGAGGTCCTCATCCCTCGCTCTTAACTAGTAGAtgtccctcctcctccaggtGATTGGCAAAGGCAGTGAAAAGTCTGATGACAACTCCTATGATGAGAAATACCTGATTGCCACCTCAGAGCAGCCCATTGCTGCCCTGCACCGGGACGAGTGGCTGCGGCCGGAGGATCTGCCCATCAAGTATGCCGGCCTGTCCACCTGCTTTCGCCAGGAGGTGGGCTCCCACGGCCGAGACACCCGCGGCATCTTTCGAGTCCATCAGTTTGAGAAGGTGAGTGGTCAGGTCGGGGAGGAGCAGCACCCTTCTGTCGACCTCTCCAGGGTGGTTAGAGAGAGACAGGCTCTGTGTTGCTCAGACCCACCCTGGCTCCGGTCTTCCCTCTCAGCCGCCTACATCTGTTTCTGCCTAAGAAGCACATGCTGGAGTGGCAGTGGGCGCAGAGCCCGGAACCAGGCTGCCTGAGTCCCAGTGCCGGCTCTGCCACTTAGcagctgtgtaaccttgaacaagttgcttaacctctccatgctcagtttcctcctctacaaAAGGAGGATAACAATAGTACCCACCTCATTAGACCTGCTGTGAGGATTCTGCTGGTTGGTAGGGgcaaagtacttagaacagtacctggcgtGTATATGGTAAGAGCTCCATGGAGCATTTGTTCTTGGAGCCCCAGTCCAGTCTAGCACCGATCTCCCGCAGGGGCCCCAGCCTCGCCTGACTCCCAGTGGTGTAGGAATAGGTCTCCATTGCAAGGATATCTCCCACTTCAGTCCTTTGGTTTATTCGCCCTGTCCCATTTTCATGGTCCATCGTTGGGTCCCCCTCTGCAGATTG is from Zalophus californianus isolate mZalCal1 chromosome 4, mZalCal1.pri.v2, whole genome shotgun sequence and encodes:
- the SARS1 gene encoding serine--tRNA ligase, cytoplasmic isoform X1 is translated as MVLDLDLFRVDKGGDPALIRETQEKRFKDPGLVDQLVKADGEWRRCRFRADNLNKLKNLCSKTIGEKMKKKEPVGDESVPEDVLNLDDLTADTLAAWPVHLQNLKVSQIKKVRLLIDEAILKCDAERIKLEAERFENLREIGNLLHPSVPISNDEDADNKVERIWGDCTVRKKYSHVDLVVMVDGFEGEKGAVVAGSRGYFLKGVLVFLEQALIQYALRTLGSRGYTPIYTPFFMRKEVMQEVAQLSQFDEELYKVIGKGSEKSDDNSYDEKYLIATSEQPIAALHRDEWLRPEDLPIKYAGLSTCFRQEVGSHGRDTRGIFRVHQFEKIEQFVYSSPHDNKSWEMFEEMITTAEDFYQSLGIPYHIVNIVSGSLNHAASKKLDLEAWFPGSGAFRELVSCSNCTDYQARRLRIRYGQTKKMMDKVEFVHMLNATMCATTRTICAILENYQTEKGIVVPEKLKEFMPPGLQELIPFVKPAPIDQEPSKKQKKQHEGSKKKGAARDVPLESRLQNMEVTDS